A single genomic interval of Actinomadura rubteroloni harbors:
- a CDS encoding serine/threonine protein kinase: protein MPDAAPLEPGDPRALGQYEVVGRLGAGGQGAVFLGRVRGGGAYVAIKLLHTQMASDPSARARFTREVAAAQKVEPFCTARVLEADVQGDQPYVVSEFIDGPSLHDAIAHNGPFGREELERLAIGTVTALAAIHEAGIVHRDFKPNNVMLAADGPRVVDFGIARTVNSQESAVTATGMVVGTPGYLAPEQLTGAPLTPAVDIFAWGATMVFAATGQSPFEAETLPVIINKILNDEPDLSALPAGHLRDLIGRCLSKDAGLRPPAAQLLLFLLDGAGAAPAGQGADAEALMNQGTRIASQLPAPPAPPAQRAPRQPPQQAITPPPMPLNQAGYGQPGMGQPGMGQAGPHTPPPQPLTPPPMPMYQGGPPPGPGTPPPMRAPGTPGPMPMNVPGPYGPPPPKSSGTNPGVFIGIGCGVLALLALIAVVVVVVVANSGGDDDPIIDYSPTPTFSSALGGGLIGTYKGTGYQPNTSSGGESFTPAFYLLGKSGTATYRYTDGHSTCYTKLTLMPENTSSVRYVYREESLLSDKSQCADGYVSFLPSSSTTMRWEWRQSTPTAGTALAYGTVTKQ, encoded by the coding sequence ATGCCGGATGCCGCTCCCCTGGAGCCAGGGGACCCCCGGGCGCTGGGACAGTACGAGGTGGTCGGGCGACTCGGCGCGGGCGGGCAGGGCGCGGTGTTCCTCGGCCGGGTCCGCGGCGGCGGCGCCTACGTGGCGATCAAGCTGCTGCACACCCAGATGGCGTCCGACCCGTCCGCACGCGCCCGGTTCACCCGGGAGGTCGCGGCGGCGCAGAAGGTCGAGCCGTTCTGCACGGCGCGCGTCCTTGAGGCCGACGTCCAGGGCGACCAGCCCTACGTCGTCAGCGAGTTCATCGACGGGCCGTCCCTGCACGACGCCATCGCGCACAACGGGCCGTTCGGGCGCGAGGAGCTGGAGCGGCTCGCGATCGGCACCGTGACGGCGCTCGCGGCGATCCACGAGGCGGGGATCGTCCACCGCGACTTCAAGCCGAACAACGTCATGCTGGCGGCCGACGGGCCCCGCGTCGTCGACTTCGGCATCGCGCGGACCGTCAACTCGCAGGAGAGCGCGGTCACCGCGACCGGCATGGTCGTCGGGACGCCCGGCTACCTCGCCCCCGAGCAGCTCACCGGCGCGCCGCTGACCCCTGCCGTGGACATCTTCGCGTGGGGCGCGACGATGGTGTTCGCCGCGACCGGGCAGTCGCCGTTCGAGGCCGAGACGCTGCCGGTCATCATCAACAAGATCCTCAACGACGAGCCGGACCTGTCGGCGCTGCCGGCGGGCCATCTGCGCGACCTCATCGGCCGCTGCCTGTCCAAGGACGCCGGGCTCCGCCCGCCCGCCGCGCAGCTCCTGCTGTTCCTGCTGGACGGCGCGGGGGCCGCGCCCGCCGGGCAGGGCGCGGACGCCGAGGCGCTGATGAACCAGGGCACCCGGATCGCGTCCCAGCTTCCGGCGCCGCCCGCCCCGCCCGCACAGCGTGCGCCCCGGCAGCCGCCGCAGCAGGCGATCACGCCGCCGCCGATGCCGCTGAACCAGGCCGGGTACGGGCAGCCGGGGATGGGGCAGCCGGGGATGGGCCAGGCGGGGCCGCACACGCCGCCGCCGCAGCCGCTGACGCCGCCGCCCATGCCGATGTACCAGGGCGGCCCGCCGCCGGGTCCGGGGACGCCGCCGCCGATGCGGGCGCCCGGGACGCCGGGGCCGATGCCGATGAACGTGCCGGGTCCGTACGGCCCGCCGCCGCCCAAGTCGTCCGGGACGAACCCGGGGGTGTTCATCGGGATCGGGTGCGGCGTGCTCGCCCTGCTCGCCCTCATCGCCGTCGTGGTGGTCGTCGTCGTGGCCAACAGCGGCGGGGACGACGACCCGATCATCGACTACTCGCCGACCCCGACGTTCAGTTCGGCGCTCGGCGGCGGGCTCATCGGGACGTACAAGGGCACGGGCTACCAGCCGAACACCTCGTCCGGCGGCGAGTCGTTCACGCCGGCGTTCTACCTGCTCGGCAAGTCCGGCACGGCGACCTACCGCTACACCGACGGGCACAGCACCTGCTACACCAAGCTGACGCTGATGCCGGAGAACACCAGCAGCGTGCGCTACGTGTACCGCGAGGAGTCGCTGCTGTCGGACAAGTCGCAGTGCGCGGACGGGTACGTGAGCTTCCTGCCGTCGTCCTCGACCACCATGCGGTGGGAGTGGCGGCAGAGCACGCCGACGGCGGGCACCGCGCTCGCGTACGGGACGGTGACCAAGCAGTAG
- a CDS encoding DUF4193 domain-containing protein — MATDYDSPRKTDDDINEDSLQELQARRADKAASIIDEDLDAGEVAELPGADLSNEELTFRVVPRQADEFTCTRCFLVHHRSQLASEKNGRLVCRECAA, encoded by the coding sequence ATGGCGACCGACTACGACAGCCCACGCAAGACCGACGACGACATCAACGAGGACAGCCTTCAGGAACTCCAGGCTCGGCGGGCCGACAAGGCCGCGAGCATCATCGACGAGGACCTGGACGCCGGCGAGGTCGCGGAGCTTCCGGGCGCCGATCTCTCCAACGAGGAGCTGACCTTCCGCGTGGTGCCGCGGCAGGCCGACGAGTTCACCTGCACCCGGTGCTTCCTGGTGCACCACCGCAGCCAGCTCGCCAGCGAGAAGAACGGCAGGCTGGTCTGCCGCGAGTGCGCCGCCTGA
- a CDS encoding DUF4235 domain-containing protein: protein MADKGDIGWRLMAGAAAFAGGWAAKKAIGVAWKKSTGKEPPVNPESPDVALSEAIGWVVVVGIGVEVARLLATRAAARQWAKGTGELPSQLMADAAP, encoded by the coding sequence ATGGCGGACAAGGGCGACATCGGCTGGCGGCTGATGGCCGGGGCCGCGGCGTTCGCGGGCGGCTGGGCCGCCAAGAAGGCGATCGGCGTCGCCTGGAAGAAGAGCACCGGCAAGGAGCCGCCGGTCAACCCCGAGTCGCCGGACGTGGCGCTGAGCGAGGCGATCGGCTGGGTCGTCGTCGTCGGCATCGGCGTCGAGGTCGCGCGGCTGCTCGCCACCCGCGCCGCCGCGCGGCAGTGGGCGAAGGGAACCGGGGAACTGCCGTCCCAGCTCATGGCGGACGCCGCGCCCTGA